The genomic region AGTTCTACAGCTGCCACGACGGCATCCGCACCGATCAGCTGCTGGCCAATCCAGATGTGCGTCTGGGGCTGGGGCGGCTAGAGCAACCGCTGAGCCGCGACGACGAGGTGTTCACCTATATGGCGCGCAACCTTGAACGCACCCGTGGCTTTCACATCTTTATGCGCGCATTGCCAAAGATCCTGGCGGCGCGCCCCAACGCCCGGGTGCTGATCATCGGTGGCAACGCCGCCTCATATGGCCGCAAAAGCGGCCACCAGGGCGGTTTGCGCGGCGAAATGGAAGCCGAGGTCGGGGGTGATCTGGACTGGGACCGGGTGCATTTTCTGGGTCAGGTGCCTTATGAGAAATTCTGCCAGGTGGTACAGCTCAGCCGCTGCCACATCTATCTGACCATGCCCTTTGTGCTCAGCTGGTCGCTGCTCGAGGCAATGTCGATGCAGGCCACCGTGGTGGCCTCGGATGTGGCCCCCGTGCGCGAGGCGATCACCCACGGTGAAACCGGCCTGCTGGTGGATTTTTTTGACTGCCAGGCACTGGCCGACCAGGTGATTGATGTGCTGGCGCAGCCGCAAAAATACGCCCACATGGGCGCGGCAGCGCGCGCCCATGTGGTGGCGCATTATGATTTCCTGAGCCATTGCCTGCCGCGGCATATATCGCGCATCAACAGCCTTCTGCCGACGGCAAAACAGCTGCCACTGCCAGATTGACCGCTCCGGGTTTCTCTTTTGCAAAATACTCTGGGGTCCGGGGCAAAGCCCCGGCTCGACGCTTGGTTTCAAACCCCAGGTATCATGGCACCACCATCGGATCGCCCACTTTCCCGATTTACCGCCTGTCTGTCAGGGCGCGCGGAAGGTGAACCTATATCAACCCTTGAATCCCAAGGTCCCGCAAAAGCAAACAGACATAGCCATTACACCACATCTTGTATGGTTTTTCATGGCTCCCACCACTGCTTGCGCAGCTTCCGTTTTTCGCCTAACATTGGCCAACAATCATGGAAGAAAAACAGCTGAATGATCGGAGCCGTGCGAATTGTTATTGTTGAATCCAGAAATCGTCATTGGTTTCTCTGCCCGGCCCGTGGGTGCGGGCGGCGTGTTGCTGTCCTTTACGGCGGCGCTAGGTTCGCGACCCGCTGCAAGTTGCTGGAGCAGACGGGGCGCTTTTCCATCTAGGGAAGAGAGTGGTGTCAAATTGATACCTTGACGACTTGACATCTCACATGGTGGGATACCTTATTTTTGGTCAAGTATTGCCCTGAGGCCTGGCTTTCACTGGCAGTCTAACAAGGGAGATGAAGAATTGGATGCTCAAGATATGCGAACGTTTAGCGCAGTTTGCGAGAGCCTGGAGAGAACATTCCGCCGCCTAGCGGAAACAGGCGAAACAGAGATGCCGTTTAACCCGTTAGATGTTGCTGAAGCATTGTCAGTCGCGGCCAAAGAGCTTCGACCCAGTCCGACGGTTGTGCAGTCCAAGTAAGGTGGACCGCTACCCCGCCAGGCGATGCGGGGTATAACTAAGGTAGACGGTAGATCTTACATGTACTTCAATGGCCGGGGTGTTCTCGCGGACCATATCAGCGCCCATATGTGGTGGAACATCGCAGGTGCAAATGGACATGAGGCGGCACGAGAGAACCGCGAGGAGATTGAAAAGGAAATGACGCCAACTGATATTTCCGAGGCCGTGAAATCTGCCCGCATCTGTATGTCCTCAGGCTATCAAAGCTGTAGATAGGACCCCAAGGTTTCACCAAGGAGCACGGGGCAGCCAAACAACCTATAATACTCAT from Parasedimentitalea psychrophila harbors:
- a CDS encoding glycosyltransferase family 4 protein, giving the protein MKILFVHQNMPGQYRELIQWLAASGDHELVFLTQRRDAPAIKGVRTELYSPHHRPAKDAYGLSKTWEEASGVGFGAAMAAQALERDAGFKPDIVLGHTGWGELLFFKEIWPDVPLLGFFEYFYRAKGGPVGFDPEELVSEHTPFLMAARNTVPHANIQSVDLGHVPTQWQKHTFPDSFHPKFYSCHDGIRTDQLLANPDVRLGLGRLEQPLSRDDEVFTYMARNLERTRGFHIFMRALPKILAARPNARVLIIGGNAASYGRKSGHQGGLRGEMEAEVGGDLDWDRVHFLGQVPYEKFCQVVQLSRCHIYLTMPFVLSWSLLEAMSMQATVVASDVAPVREAITHGETGLLVDFFDCQALADQVIDVLAQPQKYAHMGAAARAHVVAHYDFLSHCLPRHISRINSLLPTAKQLPLPD